ACTAGTGAACATATTGTTTGATTGAGAGGTGATCTCACTGAACTACAATGCACGAGCAAGGATCATGTATATATATTCacttaaatgtaaaagtatCATTAAACAGTATCAGTACAAAGCATCTACAACCATGCCATGTTACTATGAGGCTGTACTAAGGTTCTGTGGTGCTTAGAGCTtattgctaatgttagcattctaacatgctcacagtgacaatgccaACATGCTCACGTTAACAGTAGAATGTTTACCATAATCACCAGCACAGTTTAGTCTGttgtagcatgctaacatttgcgAATTAGcattaaatacaaagtacagATGAGACTGATGGGGACATCATTAGTAGTAACCACAGTTACTGCAATTCATCCTCACGGGAACATGCATATCTAACCAAATCTCAGGCCAAAAGACCTTATTAGGTAGACAAAGACAAACCCCTAACTGGAACCCTTAAGTATACAGCATGGTCATGGCACACAAAGATGTATGCACTTAGGCCAGCAAGTCAGTAGAATGCACcctgtaccaaatttcatagcaGTCCATTTagtagttgttgaaatatttcaggttggaccaaagtggtggactggcCTACATACCAACATTACTGTCCCTGGAGCCACGTCACTACCATAgctcaaaacataaaaacagtcACTGTGGGTGTGACGTGTGTGGCTGAGGATGAAATAGAATCAGGCTTTATCATGTCAAGAATACCCCGGATAGATACACATAAGGTCATTGTGCCCCATTCGATCAGACTTTGTTGCAAGGAATGCAATCTGAGACTTAAATTTCTGTCAGATATTTCTTCATACATAGTTACATACTAAGTATGTCTATACTATTGTTAGGGATACAATAGTGTTCCTCAAATAGCTGAGCACTTTCTGGCACCTCTTTATAGTGTAGTGGAGTTGCACTGCATGATAATGTTTGATTTAGTGTTTTCGTACATTTCTGCAAGCTAGTGAGATGGACAAACAAGGAAGGAGTATTACAAATTGTTTGGTGAAGGCAGTGTCACTCAAATggtggctctctctctctcaccatgtCTTCTGCCAGGCATATATCATTTGGtgtattggtgatttttttttctcattgcaCCATTTTAACtcaatgaaaaacatcaaaatagaTCAAAATTGCAGTTGGATATTTGTGTCATGTTGCCATTTTGACAGCCATCAAAACAAATGGAGTTCAGTCTGACAAAAGTCAGCTTCAAATGTAGTCATCAAATATGTCACTCGATGTTTGATTGCTCAAATTGGGTTTGATTATTTTCAGCTTTCAAACTTCAAACATTAAacttctatctatctatctatctatctatctatctatctatctatctatctatctatctatctatctatctatctatctatctatcaggCATACAAGCAGCTGAAGACAGATGTAAATCAGAAAGGTCCGCATCTTGACTATACAGCCATTGAAAAGACAGTAAGTACTGACCTGCAGCATTAGTCAGCATTATATCAGCAGTAACTGACAGTGACCCTTTGACCCACACAAATAGTTTGTGTTACATTAGTTTATTTATCCAGCGACTGCACAAATAGATTAAGATATTGAAATAATCAACATGGCTCTAAATACAATTTTGTTATGCTGCCTCTAGTGTTTGGGGATGGTACCATATCCTGTATCAGACTTGGTTGTCTTTTccctgaaaatgtattttttcattattgtagAAAACTTCCAGAGCAGTTTCCACCTCATTCAGAGATcctaaacatacagtaaaaactTTAACTTACCCATTTCcctagagacagacagaaataagcAAGATGTAAAACTGAATGATAAATAGACCTGAACATTGAAAAGGACAAACTGATCAAACTAAGCCCCCACAGACAGACCCCACATAAACAGGTACACACAGAAATTTACACTCAGCCACCTCTGCATTAGGCCACAGAAAGGTGTTTCTGCACTTGGCAGCATCACATGCTCACTAAAGTCCTCTTATTCTCATTGCACATAGAGAAGTGAGTCATTTTACTGCCAGAAACATTTCTCATGATAAAATAAGCTAAATAAGCTCAAAACAGAAagctaaaacaaactgtagtATTGATGGAGAGAGCGACAGAACAAAGTGGAGTCAGTCAACAAGGAGGAAGACACACATCAGCCTGTGTTGCTTCTATGTTGTACTTTTTCACATGCATGTAagaatgaatgacatttttaaccaaTAATAGGGAGAAATCCATCTGTTGACAACAGTATTAtgcattcatgtttttctgctttatatATTTGAGAAGCTCTCTGGCGTCTGCCTAAATCCTGATGTCCACTAGTGTCAATGTACATCCACTGACCCTCTTCCAGTTGTCCGAGTTCATCATTTATAGGCTCCCATGCTGTTCCACAGATCAAATTACATGTATAAAGCAAATGAGAGTACCCCTAAGAAGTTAAGTGCTCTTTGTGCTCTGAAATATCTTTTGTTAATCCCCAGTTGTAAAAAGTGAGCATGTTTGGCCAATTTACACTAGACTGAGCCCTGTGCATCTCCAGGGCCAAACCTATTAGTGAATGATATGTGTAAATGTTGATAGGCCCACTGAATGGCTagctgtgtttggttttgttggGCTGCGTGGAGAGGCTCTGCTGAGGGGATACACAAAGAGAAGTGCCTTGAGGGAGAAATGGCTCAGTTAATTAAATCGCCTTTTATAatctgcttctgtttctcttctctcccccccCCACACTCTTCCCTGtgactccctctctcactctttcactATCATCATGCTGAGAAAATCAAACAACAGAAGCTGTATTCAAATGTGATCCgtgaacagaacaaaaagatAAGTAGGATTCCCTTTCTACCAGCCAAGGACCCGGAAGGGAGTGACAAGAAAGTTCCCAGGATGAAggtgtgtggggtgtgtgtgtgtgtgtgtgtacatgtgtggaCCACAGCACATCTCTTTCAGAATACGCACTGTGCTTGTCGTCATCTGAGAGAGACAAGTTGTGACCAAACAAAATGACGAGACCAGGGAGAATATCATGGTACCTGGGAAACATTGTTGATCCTGGATAACTAGTCTAACACAGCTGTTaagaaaaacatgatgattcatTTTGGTAAAATACTTCATGTTAAACataactaaaatgaaaaaaatcattgctGCCAACACTTTTTGAGGAAGGttagaaaaacaagaataaCTTAGTTGTACACTTAGTGTACATGTAGAACAACAAACTCTAGTGTGAATGATTATCATCTAGACAAAACATCATGACAGTTGAAGTATGCCAGAGATTATACTGCTTAGACAGTAAGGAGTAGTGCAGAGACAGTGCAGTTAAATGCATGGCTTTCTAAACCTCCAAGGGTAAAAACCTGGATAAAGTCTTATCCTTGCATAGAGTGCATACATTGTCATTGGCTAATTGAGTTAATAAAAATGatcttttatttatgaaatagCCTCATGCTTTGATGGAAGACGAAAGCAATACACTAAGCAATCACTGTCTGGAAAAAGAAATATGCCATCATCAGTTGATTGATGGTGAATAATTCTATTCATGACCAATAACTAAGGTCATCTTGGTCAACTATGCACAAACATTGACGCTTGTTAGAAACCCTGTTTTACAGCCAGACTGGCCAACTGATCATATGACAAGCAGTTATCATATGTGTGATACGATAGAGCATCATGAAAAACCAACATTTATCATTGCTGCATGGTTATGTTATAGCTCACTTGTGAGACAAGACCAAGGTTTGTGTGAATTTTATAAAATTTGGTTTTACAAAATGAACTCCACTAACATTTACACTGTCACCAATGGAAAATTATACATAGCATGTTCTAtatcattatttaatttatcaGTGAAGTTCCACAACCATGGTGTCTGCCCAGCACTGTTCATCAGAGAGATGCAACCATGACATTTATGAAAGATCATGGTAGACAGATGGTTTACAGATATTTCTGGAGGAGCAGGACCACTTTACTGCATCTTGTATACAGTAATCAATAGTATTAGTAGTATAGTAACAAAcatgtatctctctctcccactctctctctctgtcactcttaGGCCTTGGAATATGCCAAGACCATAGCCAAACCACCTGTACAGTCTCaaccaaaacagagagagaaaaaccagcCTGAAGGCTTGACTGAGCTCAGTCCTTACCTGCAGGGCTTGGATGTGTCCCAGCTGACCACGCTGGGGCTCCTTAGAAAACGGcatgaagaagaaaagcaggCTGTGGCACTCTTCAGAAAAATACATGCAGTCTGAAGCAAGGTGAAGGCAGTTCACGTTAAAAGTTGATGAAACCCTCAAAGATATTTGTACTCCAAGATGTAGGACAACATGCTGCTTCTTAAGATTTGCCTCACATCAACAAATCATTACAAAACAGCTACAATTCGTCAGATAAagatcatctctctctcttttaacaTTGTGTGGTACTAGGTCAGATCTTACAAGACATTCCCTGGACTGCCTTCTTGCATACATGGAGGGTCGTGTTCTCTCAGCATGAACAGACATAAGACTTTGAACATTTCTGGTAATGACAGAAGGTGAAAAGGACTCACCTTGATCGTGGTCTCATCTGATTAAGGTGACAATGTAATTCCCATTGTTTATCTAAATTTCTGGCTTTCTGGCATGAATTGCACCaataactgtttgtttttataattgATACCAAAGAAATGTCATTAGTAGGTTTGGAATGATCGTTTTAAAGCTTTAGGTGGATGTGGGATTTGTGAACCACAAAATCCAGATTTTGGTCAAAGGCAAAACTGAATGAACCTGCCATCAAGACACATTAGAAAAAGTGAGATTAATCACAGAGATCCTAACTTTTCAAGTGTTGTGTCttgtttaattacattttctcgTTCACTGTGATGCCAGTCTGGATGAGAACTATTGTGCTTAAAAGGGAGCATATTATAACATTATCTTCTCTATATGCAAACATTTCCTGTACCAAAACAATGTTGAAACATATGAACCACAACTAACAAGTAGCCACAGTTAGTGCAGTgtttgtgaaaatatgttttaagaCACTCATAATGTTTTCTTAAGTGACCCTTATCTATGTGACACCTAGGAAAAATATGGCAGAAGAAGCTTTGAAGTGTGGGGTTGATGCTGTTGCCATGCCTTGTCTGTTAGATCAAACTTGTAAAGATTTTGTGTGCAGTGTAGGTTTGGTACATTTAACTGACTGTAGTTGTTACATTTATACACAATATTATTGTGTATTTGATATGATAAAACATAACTGTATATAGAGGTATGTACCTGCTCAGTAGACAGATATTACTGTAGACAGCATCTTAGACTTTGTAACATTGACAAAATTcctattttagtattttttccacattacaTTAATTACATTACTGTAATGCCTAGAATAATCGGAATACTCTATACtggtcagatttttttctgtcattggtTCTAGCCTTAAGTCTTGCAGTAACTCCTCTCCAACACAAAACACTCTCAAGCAGCTCATTTTACTAATTGAACCCTCAGATCATTATCAAAGCACTATTTACCTCTGTGCAATATTTTAATTAGATTATAGTCTCTATTTAACCCATCATGGACTCTTTgaagctctgtgtttttagtGTTAAGTCCTCAGATGCACGGTTGGAAACAAATGACGAAGccctttttaatttaatgagaaACGCTGCCTATCCAGGCTGAGTCtctttgcatctttttttctggtCCCACCTACTCATTTTTTGCCATTGAAATCCAGTTAATTGAAGGAGTCTTTCACTGCTATACATGAAGGGGGCCAAATTAGCATCCCTTTCTGCCCATTGGGAAGCTAAGGCAGACATGGATGCTTTGATGTGAGAAGTGCGCTTTCAGTAGGCGGCAGGCTTCCTGAAAATGAGCTGATGGCCCTGCTATTAGGCCCAAATGCAGATGCGTCCATGTGTTGCAAAACGCTTAATCTTTTAATTGATCACCTTCTGCATGGCCTAttctctgcagtttttttcctgctgcctGTTAATCAGAATCACATTTTGAAGATGACATGAATTGCTTTTCAAAAAGCAGGAAAGGATAGCAAATCCAATATGAAGGACAAGAGAGGATTGAATGTTATTGTGTAAATGTCCAGTAAGAGATGCACCTTGTGGGAAAACAATTTAATATAAAGCTGTAAGATTcttaaattgtgtgtgtttgtgtgtgtgtgactgtcacAATGTTGGATGAtaaatatttactgtgttttgtgGTAGTTGATGTCGATGGACATCTGTTGATCAAGATTATTTAAAGATTATTTAAATGAGACATCCTGCAGCATAGGATAGTGGCAAATTACTTTATCCATGAATTCATGAATTacacagaaacagcacaaaattattttgctgttgtttttttttcacatccaCCAAGTATGACACAATGAATACTGCACTGCTGCTCCAAATGACGAACTCCATAAATTACATAGCACAACAAGTCCTTAAAGAAATATGGGCTGCATTCATTAGATTGCTCACAACAGAATAACAAAATCTGCTAGAAATGATGTTGAATCTGTTTTGTCGGATTgattggatttttttattttgttcctttGCTCAGAAAGTTGTCTCTTAACAGTAGCTAAATTGTGTTATAAATATGTGCTCATTcctgtaaaattaaatattgttgattaaaaaaacacagcccAATATTTCCTTGGCCATATTCTGTACTGAACAGAGTGGATATAAAAAGATTCAAATACTtgatctgcagctgctgctcttaCTGTATTTCAATCTGTATTTCTTTGgttgtctctctgctgctgttaaatttTCCACCACCACAGTAATCTGGTTTTAGCTGACATTAAATGCTTATATACTTAGAAACTTTAAGCAAATGTGTGTGGTATACTTAATTTCATggcatattaaatatttttaggtTCAGTAGTAAAATTCATGATAATTTAACAGTGGTATTTAACCATAGTAactcaaaataaatgacaaaaatgtgagTCTTCTGGATCTGAGAGTTAGAATTTCAACATCAGCACTTTCCTGTAGGAccaaatattttatatacttCTATGTACTTCACTCTGAATTTTCAGAGACAGGTTAGCAGCAGATGTCATGTATGAGCAGAAGCCTACAGTAGTTCATACAGTAGCTGTGCCAGTAGAATCCAGCTTTGATTCATATTATTGTGAAAAATTCAATATTTAGTTAGAACCTGTAGGCCTCTGTGGATATTTCCATCTGACTGTTGATTGTCATGATTGATTTTCTTTGCATTATTAGCAATGCACTGATGAAAGCAGACtgtactgaaagaaaaaaaaaaaagccactaCATTTTTGCAGTTAAACTAGGCTTAGTTGAAGAATGAAAGCAGGGTGACTTTTGGAGGCTCATTCATCATTTCTAGAAGAATACATAACAATCATCTGGTCCATGTGCAGTCTGGAGTGATTTTGAGCGCTGCTGACTATTTCCAATTTCTTGCTGTCAGTCTTTTGCGTGTCTGCTTGTTGGCTTAAAGCACAGTGGGCTGCAGGCCACCATGCAGGACACCCAGTAGAGAACAAGCAGCCTCTTATTCAAAACTGAGCTCCACGCTGTGAAGACTGGCTCCTAATGCAAGTGGTTATATCAGCCGAGGAAAGAGCCGTTTGAACTCACTTGAACAACTGACCGTGACGACAGGATCACATGTAACACCACACTGATGCTTTATTTATGTGATTCTGTTTTTTATAGACTATATTACAGACACTTATAAATCACCCCTGCCCCGTTCAGGTTTAACGTAACCTGAACTGATGTTAATgataaacagcagagaaaaattGGCTTTCCGGTGGTAAAACATACAAAAGGTGTAACAGAATGAACGGAGCCGAGTAGCGATTCATCatttatatactatatatatatatttacacaaacacatatcgGCAGTTACTGAAGCTCAGTTCCTTCGACCAAAACTTGATCAACGAAATTTCCAACAGTATGGACAAACATAGATAAActagaggggaaaaaataagaaTTAGTAGAAATTAATTTTAGTGATAAAAGTGCAAAAGGATGGCGTAACATGAGACGTCTATGTTACAAAATAATGAGCTATTCTTCAGGGTTATTCATAATAATCTGTAGCCTACTGAATCTGcgtctgaaaataaaaagacacaggagccaatataaaaaaatgtctaGACTTtttagtgataataataataataataataataataataataataataataacaaagacGACAGCGTGATATAGTCTGTTTCCTCAGACATAACAACACGAAAATTCCCATAGCCTATACACCGGGAcaattgaaaaaacaaaaaacaaaaaacaaacaaaacaaaaacaaaacaaaaccaaaaaaaaaaaaaaaaaaaaacgaaaaaggaaaaaaaaaaatgaacaggcCTACTCTGCctgttttaataaatattgACATTGTATTATGGACtaccctccaccccccccccccccccccgttttTAAAACAGCAACCTGTGTGTATTatctacagtacatttacagtgtgaaaGTCGCTGCGTATGAAACAACTCTGCAGCCTACTATAGTAGATGATCCGGTGAACAAATGTCATCCTCGATGTCCACGTCGTCGTCGTTTTCCTCCAGCATGTACGAGTCCGGCTCCAGTCCGTGTTTCAGCTCCTCCGCGCTCTTGTCGTTCAGTTCGCTCTCGCTGGAGTTCTCCGCGGATCGGTCCAGCTCCCCGGGCGTCTTCCGCTCGTCCTGCGCTTTCCTCAGCTGCTTCTTGTGCTTCATCCGCCGGTTCTGAAACCACGTTTTCACCTGAGAAAAGCCACGAATGATGCGgattagaaaaaatatatatatatttaatagaaaataaacaaatacaaaagaaaTCATCAAAGCTATCAGTATAAAACCAAATCCAGTTTTTACATTCATCATTAGGTGATTTAAATTACCCAAACGAAAAGTCAGCCTACTTCTTTGGTTTTAGGTTTTTGACTCCCTGAAtgtattttcttcatttattaGTAAACTCTGCCTAAATCAGAATGACTCAACGATTCTTTTGTGACATAACACAATTCGTCATGTTTGAGGTCATGCTCTGCTCTATGTGTAAAAACTACATACAAATGTCTTTTTGATGAtgtattcttttttaaattaatgacaTGTTCTGTGCTTTGTTTGATGGGCTTCAACAGGACAGAgtacacaacagaaacacacactcagcccgGCACAAACACATCATAGTGCCTCTGAGCAGACTCACCATAGCATCCCAACATAGAACTGTAGgatttttggtgtgtgtgtgtgtgtgtgtgtgtgtgtgtgttcacctgtgtctcggACAGGCTGAGCGCCGTGGCCAGCTCCACTCTCTCCGGTGTGGACAGGTACCGCTGGATTTCAAACCTCTTCTCCAGGCCGGACAGCTGCGAGTCGGAGAAAACCGTCCGGGCCTTCCTGcgtctgcagtgtttccccGGTAACTCCGCGTGGTGCTGGAACAAGGCCGGCATCTGCATCCCTACAGGTGACAGCAGACACAGATTAGAAATGACGAAAACAACAAAAACGAACAAACTACATCAGAAATACATCAGAACAACAAAGTTCACTGTAACACAGTGACCCGGTGTTTAGTGGTTTAGTTATTGGTGCTGGCTGTTTGTGACATCATTTTTagtgagtgtaaaaaaaaaaaaaaaaaaacataactcaGGTTAGCCGCATTGTTTACAGTCCCCGGAGCAACAATGATTCCATTTAAATTTAAGATAGATAAAAATGTATAAGCTACAGTAAAGTAGCCTAAGATGTCACCCTGCTGGAGATCAGAGTTCAGCTAACTTCTGATGGCTGCATTTGGTTTGTGATTGAATTCATTTCGATCCGTcttcactgaaaatgaaattagaaAATTAGATTCCAAAAACTAACGAATTTAATACAGCATTAACCAGAGAGTATTAACCTAACAGTGGCTTTCTCTTCTGAATAGGCAcatatatgtgtttatgtatatatttttcttttaaaatgttttttgtaccATAGATGATAGGATCCAGCATATTGTTATCCAATAACCCACTGTTTGTCTGACTGAAGTTTCCTTGTTACCTCTGCCTCACACACAGGCTCTCCGGTGCTTACCAGATGTGAAGAAGTACTGGTGATGCTCTGGTTTGTGCAGAGGATGGTGCGGATGCGGCGCCAGTATCGGGGTTGGCATCAGTGGGTATCCATACTCCAAAATGGGCATCCGGGAGGCCAGGGAGCTGCAGAACGGCGAGGGAATGACCTCTCTCAGCGGCTTGGGTTTGTGCAATAAGATGTCCTCAATGAAAAACGACGTCGACCTCTGCGTGGGCGCCGCAGACGCGTAGTTCATACTCATGATGTTAGTTTgggtttgttattttttttttttctgccttaaACCTGCATCAGCATCTGCCTCTTCCCTCCAAACCTCCCAGGCTTAAATGCAACCCCTGCGTGTGATCAGTGAATGACACTACGTCCAGCATTACATAGAAATCGGTGGGAGGGTAGACATCCAACAAGGATTTATTAAGAGACAGTAGAGGATTGGGGAAATTGATCTGCGCATCAGCCAATTAGAGCTCTGCATGGGCGGCGGGGCGCGGTGAAGGTCTCGTTCTTCGTTCTGA
The DNA window shown above is from Lates calcarifer isolate ASB-BC8 linkage group LG20, TLL_Latcal_v3, whole genome shotgun sequence and carries:
- the bsx gene encoding brain-specific homeobox protein homolog, with the protein product MSMNYASAAPTQRSTSFFIEDILLHKPKPLREVIPSPFCSSLASRMPILEYGYPLMPTPILAPHPHHPLHKPEHHQYFFTSGMQMPALFQHHAELPGKHCRRRKARTVFSDSQLSGLEKRFEIQRYLSTPERVELATALSLSETQVKTWFQNRRMKHKKQLRKAQDERKTPGELDRSAENSSESELNDKSAEELKHGLEPDSYMLEENDDDVDIEDDICSPDHLL